In Chitinophagales bacterium, one DNA window encodes the following:
- a CDS encoding DUF1343 domain-containing protein, whose translation MRPGFSSANVVVGAERMDQYLPSLKGKEIALVVNQTSVVGKKHLADTLTDLGIHIKKIFAPEHGFRGDADAGENIAGSIDERTGIAIVSIYGNKLKPAPEDLAGIDLVVYDIQDVGVRFYTYISTLHYVVEACAENNKPLLVLDRPNPNGYYVDGPVLQPAYASFVGMDPVPVVYGMTPAEYARMLVGEQWLATKAVCNLSYILCEGYDHSTFYDLPIQPSPNLRSMTAIHLYPSICLLEGTPVSVGRGTDRPFMLIGYPGFKNGNAGFNPKSMAGAKEPPYLNQVCKGYDLSGLNTGFFRDNPRLMLHWVVDFYTSYPEKDKFFTAFFDKLAGTDHLRKQIQAGTPEMEIRRSWEPALTQFKTLRKKYLLYPDFAGG comes from the coding sequence ATGCGGCCCGGTTTTTCTTCCGCAAACGTTGTGGTTGGCGCCGAGAGGATGGATCAGTACCTGCCGTCACTGAAGGGCAAAGAGATTGCACTCGTGGTGAATCAAACTTCTGTTGTTGGCAAAAAGCATCTCGCCGATACACTGACAGATCTCGGCATCCACATCAAAAAAATATTTGCACCTGAACACGGTTTCAGGGGAGATGCCGATGCAGGGGAAAACATTGCAGGAAGCATTGATGAAAGAACCGGTATAGCCATCGTCTCTATCTATGGCAACAAACTAAAGCCGGCGCCGGAAGATCTTGCCGGCATTGACCTCGTTGTATATGACATACAGGATGTTGGGGTCAGGTTTTATACTTACATCTCCACCTTGCATTACGTGGTGGAGGCCTGTGCTGAAAACAACAAACCATTGCTTGTCCTCGACCGGCCGAATCCGAATGGATACTATGTAGATGGTCCGGTATTGCAGCCGGCCTATGCTTCCTTTGTAGGCATGGATCCTGTGCCGGTAGTTTACGGGATGACACCTGCTGAGTATGCCCGCATGCTGGTCGGCGAACAATGGCTGGCCACGAAAGCAGTCTGCAATCTCAGTTATATTTTATGCGAAGGGTATGATCATTCCACATTTTACGATTTGCCCATCCAACCTTCGCCCAACCTTCGATCCATGACAGCCATCCATTTGTATCCATCCATTTGTTTACTGGAAGGAACACCTGTGAGTGTAGGGCGCGGCACTGACCGTCCGTTTATGCTCATCGGCTATCCCGGATTTAAAAATGGCAATGCCGGATTCAATCCGAAAAGCATGGCCGGCGCAAAAGAACCTCCTTACCTGAACCAGGTCTGCAAAGGCTATGATTTGTCGGGGTTGAATACCGGATTCTTCCGTGATAATCCAAGGCTGATGCTGCATTGGGTAGTAGATTTTTATACTTCGTACCCGGAAAAGGATAAATTCTTCACTGCATTTTTTGATAAGCTGGCAGGAACGGATCATTTACGAAAACAAATACAGGCCGGAACGCCTGAAATGGAGATCCGCAGAAGCTGGGAACCGGCCCTGACACAGTTCAAAACCTTGCGGAAGAAATATTTATTGTATCCTGATTTCGCGGGCGGCTGA
- the fmt gene encoding methionyl-tRNA formyltransferase, producing MGTPEFAVPSLQLLLQAQYNIVAVITAPDKPAGRGLHLQQSAVKKFAVENGLPLFQPVKLKDDAFIHGLRALQPDLQIVVAFRMLPEVIWQLPSLGTFNLHASLLPQYRGAAPINWAIMNGEKETGVTTFFLQHEIDTGKILFREKLQIGENETAGELHDRLKMTGAGLVLKTVKAIESGNYPQLQQEESVDLKKAPKIFSHHCRIDWHQPVHVIFNQIRGLAPYPSAFTMVKGKVMKILSAKKIIASHTLPAGTISTDGKTYLHFAAADGMIAVEELKMEGKKQMQVQEFLRGFRLD from the coding sequence ATGGGCACGCCGGAGTTTGCCGTTCCCTCACTGCAACTATTGCTGCAAGCGCAATATAATATCGTTGCCGTCATTACTGCGCCCGACAAACCTGCCGGACGTGGTTTGCACCTTCAACAATCGGCAGTGAAAAAATTTGCCGTTGAAAACGGGCTGCCTCTCTTTCAACCGGTTAAGTTAAAAGATGATGCATTCATTCACGGCCTCCGTGCTTTGCAACCAGATCTGCAAATTGTTGTTGCCTTCAGAATGCTGCCCGAAGTGATTTGGCAATTGCCTTCCCTCGGAACATTCAACCTGCATGCATCGCTCTTGCCGCAATATCGCGGCGCGGCGCCTATTAACTGGGCTATTATGAATGGAGAAAAAGAAACGGGTGTGACAACATTTTTCCTGCAACATGAAATTGACACCGGTAAAATACTTTTCCGGGAAAAGCTGCAGATAGGAGAAAATGAAACCGCCGGCGAACTACACGATCGGCTGAAGATGACAGGCGCCGGATTGGTGCTGAAGACAGTCAAGGCCATTGAAAGCGGCAACTATCCTCAGCTTCAGCAGGAAGAAAGCGTTGACCTGAAAAAAGCGCCGAAGATTTTCAGCCACCATTGCCGGATTGACTGGCATCAGCCGGTGCATGTTATCTTTAACCAGATACGGGGATTAGCTCCCTATCCTTCCGCTTTCACCATGGTGAAGGGCAAGGTGATGAAGATACTCTCTGCAAAAAAAATAATTGCATCACACACCCTGCCGGCCGGAACCATTTCCACGGATGGAAAAACATACCTCCATTTTGCAGCGGCTGATGGAATGATTGCCGTAGAAGAATTGAAAATGGAAGGCAAAAAACAAATGCAGGTGCAGGAATTCTTACGCGGCTTCCGCCTTGATTAG
- the dapF gene encoding diaminopimelate epimerase — protein MQLSFEKYHGAGNDFILVDNSLHTFPKETSLIAQLCHRHYGIGADGLILLEKHPDFDFEMQYYNADGRPGSMCGNGGRCAVIFARKSGFIGEKANFLAVDGPHSATIAATGQVKISMSPVKAVEVTGDGYVLNTGSPHLVKFMDNIQDMDVVAEGRKIRYGDMYRADGINVNFAELSGTGCRMRTYERGVENETLSCGTGTVAVAIAASVRQENNAHSQVYDIQAIGGQLKVYFSKDAKAHYTNIFLEGPVQQVFAGTTTI, from the coding sequence ATGCAACTTTCATTTGAGAAATACCATGGTGCAGGCAACGATTTCATACTCGTTGACAACTCGCTGCATACCTTCCCCAAAGAAACATCCCTGATCGCACAACTTTGCCACCGGCATTACGGTATTGGTGCCGATGGCCTGATATTGCTGGAGAAACATCCTGATTTTGATTTTGAAATGCAGTATTACAATGCCGATGGGAGGCCCGGATCAATGTGCGGAAATGGTGGCAGGTGCGCTGTAATATTTGCCCGTAAATCAGGATTCATTGGTGAAAAGGCTAACTTTTTGGCAGTTGACGGGCCACATTCGGCAACTATTGCGGCTACGGGTCAGGTAAAAATTTCAATGAGTCCGGTGAAGGCAGTGGAGGTTACCGGTGACGGCTATGTTTTAAATACGGGTTCACCGCATCTGGTAAAATTTATGGATAATATTCAGGATATGGATGTAGTGGCAGAAGGAAGAAAAATCAGGTATGGAGATATGTATCGTGCCGATGGCATCAACGTTAATTTTGCTGAATTATCGGGCACCGGTTGCCGTATGCGCACTTATGAACGGGGCGTTGAAAATGAAACCTTGTCATGCGGCACCGGTACGGTGGCAGTGGCCATTGCAGCATCGGTACGACAGGAGAATAATGCGCATTCACAGGTGTATGACATTCAGGCCATTGGCGGGCAGCTTAAAGTGTACTTCAGCAAGGATGCAAAAGCACATTACACCAATATTTTTTTAGAAGGCCCCGTGCAACAGGTATTTGCCGGCACAACAACAATCTGA
- a CDS encoding Do family serine endopeptidase has protein sequence MKLRNLSLTAFVAIVSALIAVGAYRYLDNNQLRTFEEKQASAARFAQVSYAGNSEVPATLDFRYAAKRTTPGVVHIKTSYAPRQVSRNDQYNPFRDFFGDQFSPFAQQQPSESSGSGVIISDDGYVVTNNHVIDDGDKIEVILADKQSYEAKVVGTDPSTDIALLKIDEKNLPFIAFGNSDSVEVGQWVLAVGNPFNLESTVTAGIVSAKGRNINLLASRDTAAVESFIQTDAAVNPGNSGGALVNINGELVGINSAIATPTGTFAGYSFAVPVNIVSKVVNDLMKFGMVQRGFLGVQIATLNADLAKEKGLDAKNLTGVYVDGVKPGGAGETAGLKAGDIITKVNSTIVNTSPELQEQVSRYHPGDKITVTYLRDGKEKTVDVILKNNEGNTSYLKKDEASAIAALGAEFQNLSDKELNQLGLTSGVRVSKLMDGKLSANTNMKAGFIITKVDNKPVRTVDELKSILANKKGGVMIEGRYPDYPGQYFYAFGL, from the coding sequence ATGAAATTGAGAAATCTGAGTCTTACAGCCTTTGTGGCTATTGTGAGTGCGCTGATTGCTGTTGGTGCATATCGTTATCTTGATAACAATCAGCTGCGCACCTTCGAAGAAAAGCAAGCTTCTGCGGCGCGATTTGCACAAGTGAGCTATGCAGGCAACAGTGAAGTGCCGGCAACACTGGATTTCAGGTATGCCGCAAAACGCACAACACCGGGCGTGGTACACATTAAAACCAGTTATGCTCCCCGCCAGGTTTCGCGCAACGATCAGTACAATCCATTCCGTGATTTCTTCGGTGATCAGTTTTCACCTTTCGCACAGCAGCAACCTTCCGAATCATCAGGTTCAGGCGTAATAATTTCAGATGACGGCTATGTTGTAACGAATAACCACGTTATTGATGACGGTGATAAGATTGAGGTCATATTAGCCGATAAACAGAGTTATGAAGCGAAGGTGGTAGGCACAGATCCTTCCACTGATATTGCCTTGCTGAAAATTGATGAGAAGAATCTTCCTTTTATTGCTTTTGGCAATTCAGACTCCGTGGAAGTTGGTCAGTGGGTGCTGGCAGTAGGTAATCCGTTTAACCTTGAGTCAACCGTTACGGCTGGCATAGTGAGTGCCAAAGGCAGAAATATCAACCTGCTGGCCAGCAGGGATACTGCTGCGGTAGAATCTTTTATTCAAACTGATGCGGCAGTAAATCCGGGAAACAGTGGTGGAGCGTTGGTGAATATTAACGGCGAACTGGTCGGAATTAATTCAGCAATCGCTACTCCTACCGGCACATTTGCCGGTTATTCCTTTGCCGTTCCGGTAAATATTGTTTCAAAAGTGGTGAATGACCTTATGAAGTTCGGCATGGTGCAGCGTGGTTTCCTTGGTGTACAGATCGCTACCCTCAATGCCGACCTTGCCAAAGAAAAAGGGCTTGATGCAAAAAATCTTACAGGTGTATATGTTGATGGGGTAAAACCCGGTGGTGCAGGCGAAACGGCCGGACTAAAAGCCGGTGATATCATCACGAAAGTAAACAGTACCATAGTAAATACTTCCCCTGAGTTGCAGGAACAGGTTTCGCGTTATCACCCTGGTGATAAAATCACTGTCACTTACCTGCGCGACGGAAAAGAAAAAACCGTGGATGTGATCCTGAAAAATAATGAAGGCAATACTTCATACCTTAAAAAGGATGAAGCCTCAGCCATTGCCGCACTTGGAGCGGAATTTCAGAATCTAAGCGATAAAGAACTGAATCAACTGGGTCTCACCAGTGGCGTAAGAGTAAGTAAGCTGATGGACGGAAAACTCAGTGCGAACACCAATATGAAAGCCGGTTTCATCATTACCAAAGTCGATAATAAACCGGTGCGAACGGTGGATGAATTAAAATCCATTCTTGCAAATAAGAAAGGTGGCGTAATGATAGAAGGAAGGTATCCTGACTATCCGGGTCAATACTTTTATGCATTTGGTCTCTGA
- a CDS encoding PKD domain-containing protein gives MKKFYLLSLLLCCFTLKSSLASIYYVTNNNPSGTGSLGGAITSANNHIGKDSVYFNIPVGSVASRTITLSAIFPLPSITDPLVIDGTSQPTGGSFGITNAKIQIKAADYLTSALVVAAADCEIYGLYIHHFVDGVIISGGDFKFGAVNFGNVINDCTSNCIKVTNVITGSFLSLFVGTDTLGSAVAAPTANGIYISGSKKITIGGKQAGVRNTISGNNNGIYVADSKFIDIQGNYIGTDYNGAFAVPNTNGIVMTQGTYNCEIGGDSVKERNLISGNSAAGFDLEIYSSLIDGNYIGVDATGTLPLGNGTYGIYFRNLSHDNVIGGTTAGVGNTIAYNGSEAIYFQNEGVKNISIRTNHIYCNSQTTGTGGIVTNGGNQGILPPIIVIVTPTYISGYAQPYSQVDVYAASTCEKCEGATFLATIDADGSGIFIANVNSSGKVTVTANDAVGNTSAFATCQDTSSTSCIISGFAASSSEACSNVNITFTDQSLPAPGLTISSWEWDFGDNSYSTETNPSHVYTSPGNYTVQLVVGTTSGCTDTTTQLITIAEGINTIISADSVGCIGTVLHFKDVSIPISGTFIVSWAWDLGDGTTSFFNEFDYAYEEPGFYTVVMSVLNSDGCPGTDTLTVNIQSAPSADFSVLPLLCPLEAATFTDLSTAGVGDSVVSWHWDFGDGDTSTLQNPSHAYLASGIYTVDLTVENSLGCASTVSKQVEVVSGGEADFTFVVSGNTVFFTNTSVFPADFDVKWKFGDGATSNQVSPTHTFPSTDNYLVCMIVLDNTCGLNDTTCKNVFVIVGVDEPEWLSNTNVYPNPATDRIFLDNLPASASIQSLRLLNTMGMEMQRWNDLPLSTPTLSLRLADTTNGLYYLEMKLDDKIYMKKILILQQE, from the coding sequence ATGAAAAAATTCTACCTCTTAAGCTTGCTGCTGTGTTGCTTTACACTTAAATCATCACTGGCCAGCATCTATTATGTAACCAATAACAATCCGAGCGGAACAGGCTCATTGGGTGGCGCTATTACCAGTGCAAACAATCACATTGGTAAGGACTCCGTGTATTTTAATATTCCGGTAGGAAGTGTTGCGAGCAGAACCATCACACTCAGTGCTATTTTCCCTTTGCCTTCCATTACGGATCCATTAGTGATTGATGGAACATCTCAGCCGACAGGCGGTAGTTTTGGTATCACGAATGCAAAGATTCAGATCAAAGCGGCCGACTATCTCACTTCAGCCCTTGTTGTAGCTGCCGCAGATTGTGAGATCTATGGTTTATATATTCACCATTTTGTTGACGGCGTCATCATTTCAGGTGGCGATTTTAAATTCGGAGCCGTGAATTTCGGCAACGTGATAAATGATTGCACGTCCAACTGCATCAAGGTCACCAATGTTATCACCGGATCATTTCTTTCACTCTTTGTCGGAACCGATACATTAGGCAGTGCCGTTGCAGCTCCAACGGCCAATGGCATTTATATCTCTGGATCAAAAAAAATAACGATTGGCGGAAAGCAGGCCGGTGTTCGAAACACTATATCAGGCAACAACAATGGTATTTATGTGGCAGACAGTAAATTCATCGATATTCAGGGTAATTATATAGGCACAGACTATAACGGCGCTTTTGCAGTGCCAAATACCAACGGCATAGTAATGACGCAGGGAACTTATAACTGCGAAATAGGCGGTGATTCAGTTAAAGAGAGAAATCTGATTTCCGGCAACAGCGCTGCAGGTTTTGATTTGGAAATCTATTCTTCGCTGATTGACGGTAATTATATCGGCGTGGATGCTACCGGCACTTTGCCGCTGGGCAATGGAACCTACGGCATTTACTTCCGGAACCTCTCGCATGACAACGTGATTGGAGGAACCACCGCCGGCGTTGGAAATACCATTGCTTACAACGGCAGTGAAGCAATATATTTTCAGAATGAAGGCGTGAAAAATATTTCCATCCGCACCAACCATATCTATTGCAACTCACAGACAACGGGCACCGGAGGCATCGTTACCAATGGCGGTAACCAGGGCATCCTTCCTCCAATCATCGTGATTGTAACACCAACCTACATTTCAGGTTATGCGCAGCCTTATTCGCAGGTAGATGTGTATGCTGCCAGTACCTGTGAGAAGTGTGAGGGAGCCACGTTTCTTGCCACTATTGATGCAGATGGATCCGGAATTTTCATTGCCAATGTAAATTCTTCCGGTAAGGTTACCGTGACTGCCAATGATGCTGTTGGAAACACTTCCGCTTTTGCAACCTGCCAGGATACTTCCAGCACCAGTTGCATTATCTCCGGCTTTGCGGCATCATCCAGCGAAGCCTGCAGTAATGTCAACATTACTTTTACCGATCAGTCGCTGCCCGCACCAGGCCTGACAATCAGCTCATGGGAGTGGGATTTTGGCGATAACAGCTATTCCACTGAAACCAATCCATCGCACGTTTATACATCACCCGGAAATTATACGGTGCAACTCGTGGTGGGCACCACATCCGGATGTACTGATACCACCACACAACTCATCACTATCGCCGAAGGTATCAATACGATCATTTCCGCAGACAGCGTTGGCTGTATCGGCACGGTACTGCATTTTAAAGATGTTTCGATACCCATCAGCGGCACCTTTATCGTTTCCTGGGCGTGGGACCTTGGTGATGGTACGACCTCTTTCTTCAATGAATTTGATTATGCTTATGAAGAACCCGGATTTTATACCGTAGTGATGTCGGTGCTCAACAGCGATGGCTGCCCTGGTACCGACACGCTGACAGTAAACATTCAGTCTGCACCTTCTGCAGATTTTTCGGTATTGCCGCTCTTATGCCCCCTGGAAGCTGCGACGTTTACAGATCTTTCAACGGCCGGGGTGGGCGACAGTGTGGTATCATGGCATTGGGATTTTGGTGATGGTGATACCAGCACGCTTCAAAATCCTTCGCATGCTTACCTCGCTTCCGGCATCTATACCGTGGATTTAACAGTAGAAAATAGCCTCGGTTGTGCATCTACCGTCAGCAAACAAGTGGAGGTTGTATCCGGCGGTGAAGCCGATTTTACCTTTGTCGTTTCAGGCAATACGGTTTTCTTTACCAATACTTCTGTATTTCCGGCTGACTTTGATGTTAAATGGAAATTCGGTGACGGCGCAACCAGCAATCAGGTCAGTCCGACACACACCTTCCCTTCAACAGATAACTACCTCGTTTGTATGATTGTGTTAGACAATACCTGCGGGCTCAATGACACCACCTGTAAAAACGTATTCGTAATTGTAGGCGTTGATGAACCGGAATGGTTGAGCAATACCAATGTTTACCCCAATCCAGCTACAGACAGGATTTTCCTTGACAATCTGCCTGCTTCAGCCAGCATCCAATCACTCAGGTTGCTAAATACCATGGGCATGGAGATGCAAAGATGGAACGATCTTCCGCTGAGCACCCCTACACTTTCATTACGCCTTGCGGATACCACAAACGGTTTGTACTACCTGGAGATGAAACTGGATGACAAAATTTATATGAAGAAAATATTGATTCTTCAACAGGAATAA
- a CDS encoding PKD domain-containing protein has protein sequence MKLRLIASILFISVLQLAKADVFTVINNQDSGPGSLRQAITDANNHAGNDKINFDIPAGDVASRTITLQTVLPDVTGPTIIDATTQPLGNAFGISYARIQLTTNATGMQQAFAFYADSCEAYGFFINKFENGIIINGTYSKVGAIQKGNVIFNCSTSAIDIEFTNHAALQGNLIGVDTAGVMITGATGDGIKVVNSYLVSIGGKTLLAYNVISGNNNGIRLQNATFVDINSNNIGTSPSGVIAQPNAYGIYCTGINNNIEVGGDSLFERNLISGNLNSGIYGVLSNSAIQGNVIGLNINGVALGNGGYGIYLTFGSADNIIGGELLKTNVIAKNGQEAIAFQNGTCVRNTITRNSMFCNSTVSGNGGIKLNQANGAIAAPQLQIVNPAGIAGSTVPNGLVEIFANDSCNFCEGSYYLTTLTANANGVFVYTAPVTGSVTATATDANGNTSAFANCQDTSAAVCIVADFMATGVKCENQLITFLDQTVTKPFTNVTSWIWNFGDGVTSTQSSPAHAYAVAGTYAVKLIAFNSTGCSDTVIQDLVINALPEADFNTIPVSCVGDIVHFDDASSGDVTLRYWEFGDGGTSTSIFPTHSYGTPGLYTVTLTVTNGNGCTDSKSSNIVIAPQPVAGFTAAVTDLTAAFTNTSSFNAQHSFSWNFDDGNTSTLQNPTHTYANAGTYNVCLFVYDSLCQSGSMLCNLIDVITGINDPAGSETLGIFPNPASGYVVVSSSLNVKQIRLTTMQGKMMADLMQPITQGSITLSLPELAPGCYLLFLETDKGTIARKIFIE, from the coding sequence ATGAAGTTGAGACTTATAGCCTCCATCCTGTTTATCAGTGTACTTCAATTGGCAAAGGCCGATGTGTTTACGGTAATCAATAACCAGGACAGCGGGCCGGGCTCTTTGCGGCAGGCAATTACAGATGCTAATAACCATGCCGGCAACGACAAGATTAATTTTGATATTCCTGCAGGCGACGTTGCATCGAGAACCATAACGCTGCAAACCGTACTGCCTGATGTAACGGGGCCAACTATTATTGATGCCACGACGCAACCACTGGGTAATGCATTCGGTATTTCTTATGCACGCATTCAACTGACAACGAATGCAACCGGTATGCAACAGGCATTTGCTTTCTATGCCGACTCCTGTGAAGCCTATGGATTCTTTATCAATAAATTTGAGAATGGAATTATTATCAACGGAACTTATTCGAAAGTAGGCGCCATTCAAAAAGGCAACGTTATATTTAACTGCAGCACCTCCGCCATTGATATCGAATTTACCAATCATGCGGCCTTACAAGGCAACCTGATTGGTGTGGATACTGCCGGTGTGATGATTACCGGAGCAACAGGCGATGGCATTAAGGTGGTGAACTCTTACCTCGTTAGTATCGGCGGGAAAACACTGCTGGCCTATAATGTTATTTCTGGCAACAACAATGGAATACGGCTGCAGAATGCCACCTTCGTGGATATTAACAGTAATAACATCGGCACAAGCCCATCCGGTGTTATTGCACAACCTAATGCTTATGGCATTTACTGTACTGGCATCAATAATAATATTGAAGTCGGCGGTGATTCACTCTTTGAGCGAAATCTCATTTCAGGGAATCTGAACAGCGGCATCTACGGTGTACTTTCCAATTCCGCCATTCAAGGCAATGTAATTGGATTAAACATCAACGGAGTTGCATTAGGAAACGGAGGTTATGGGATCTATCTCACTTTTGGTTCAGCAGACAATATTATCGGCGGCGAGCTGCTGAAAACCAATGTGATTGCCAAAAACGGGCAGGAAGCGATTGCTTTTCAGAATGGTACCTGTGTACGCAATACCATTACAAGAAACAGCATGTTCTGCAATTCAACTGTGTCAGGCAACGGTGGCATCAAACTGAATCAGGCAAACGGAGCGATTGCCGCGCCACAATTGCAGATCGTGAATCCGGCAGGCATTGCCGGCTCCACTGTTCCCAATGGGCTGGTTGAAATTTTTGCCAACGACAGCTGCAACTTTTGCGAAGGAAGTTATTACCTCACTACCCTGACTGCCAACGCGAATGGTGTATTTGTATACACTGCGCCTGTCACAGGATCCGTAACAGCCACTGCTACTGATGCCAACGGAAACACTTCCGCATTTGCCAATTGTCAAGATACGAGCGCTGCTGTATGCATCGTTGCTGACTTCATGGCTACTGGTGTAAAATGCGAGAACCAGCTAATCACGTTTCTCGATCAAACAGTTACAAAACCATTTACCAATGTCACTTCCTGGATATGGAATTTCGGTGACGGCGTAACCTCTACACAGTCCTCACCGGCACATGCTTATGCCGTTGCGGGTACTTATGCAGTAAAACTGATTGCTTTCAATTCAACCGGTTGTTCCGATACCGTTATACAAGATCTTGTGATCAATGCATTGCCGGAAGCTGATTTTAATACGATACCCGTTTCCTGTGTTGGTGACATTGTTCACTTTGATGATGCATCAAGCGGAGATGTCACGCTGCGCTACTGGGAATTCGGCGATGGCGGTACCAGTACCAGTATTTTTCCGACGCATAGTTATGGAACGCCCGGACTTTACACAGTAACGCTTACCGTTACCAATGGCAACGGCTGCACTGATTCCAAATCATCCAACATTGTGATCGCGCCGCAACCTGTTGCAGGATTTACCGCCGCAGTTACTGATCTGACTGCCGCCTTTACCAACACTTCCAGTTTCAATGCACAGCATTCCTTCTCCTGGAATTTTGATGACGGCAATACAAGCACATTGCAAAACCCAACGCATACTTATGCCAATGCCGGCACTTATAATGTTTGCCTGTTTGTGTATGATTCCCTTTGTCAATCCGGGAGCATGTTATGCAACCTTATTGATGTGATAACCGGTATTAATGATCCGGCAGGCAGTGAAACGCTCGGCATCTTCCCTAATCCTGCTTCGGGATACGTGGTAGTCAGCAGCAGTCTCAATGTAAAGCAGATTCGCCTCACTACAATGCAAGGGAAAATGATGGCCGACCTTATGCAACCAATAACACAAGGCTCCATCACGCTCTCATTACCTGAACTTGCCCCTGGTTGTTACCTGCTTTTCCTGGAAACTGATAAAGGAACAATTGCCCGCAAAATTTTTATAGAGTGA
- the icd gene encoding NADP-dependent isocitrate dehydrogenase: MEGTKITMSRGNLKVPNDPVIPFIEGDGTGPDIWRSAVRVIDAAVDKAYKGKKKIHWKEVLAGEKAFNQTGSWLPDATLEAFKEYLVGIKGPLTTPVGGGIRSLNVALRQILDLYVCLRPVRYFNGVPSPVKRPEAVDMVIFRENTEDIYAGIEYAGGTPEAEKILKFFKKNFPAQYGKIRFNEKKRGKEFLKMAKSKANPDTCVGIGIKPVSRIGSQRLIGAAIEYALQHKRKNLTLVHKGNIMKFTEGAFRDWGYQLAQEKYGDQVYTWSQWERTKNEKGEEAANAEQKAALAAGRLLIKDAIADITLQQVLTRPEDFDVIATLNLNGDYLSDALAAQVGGIGIAPGANINYVTGHAIFEATHGTAPKYANQDKVNPGSVILSGAMMLEHLGWLPAAKMIYAGLEKSIAAKRVTYDFERQMEGATLLKCSEFGDEIIKNM, translated from the coding sequence ATGGAAGGAACAAAAATTACCATGAGCCGCGGGAATTTAAAAGTCCCGAATGATCCTGTCATCCCATTTATCGAAGGCGACGGCACAGGACCGGACATCTGGCGTTCAGCTGTACGCGTGATAGATGCAGCAGTTGATAAAGCTTATAAAGGAAAAAAGAAAATTCACTGGAAGGAAGTGCTGGCAGGGGAAAAAGCCTTCAATCAAACCGGTAGCTGGCTGCCGGATGCTACATTAGAGGCATTCAAAGAATATCTCGTAGGTATTAAAGGACCGTTAACCACACCTGTCGGTGGCGGTATCCGGTCGTTGAATGTCGCGTTGCGGCAGATCCTCGACCTGTATGTCTGCCTGCGGCCGGTACGTTATTTCAATGGGGTTCCGTCACCGGTAAAAAGGCCGGAAGCGGTGGACATGGTCATCTTTCGCGAAAACACAGAAGATATTTATGCAGGAATTGAATATGCCGGCGGCACACCCGAAGCGGAAAAAATATTAAAGTTTTTCAAGAAGAACTTTCCTGCGCAATACGGGAAAATCCGTTTCAATGAAAAGAAAAGAGGCAAGGAATTTTTGAAGATGGCCAAGAGCAAAGCCAATCCTGACACATGCGTGGGCATCGGTATTAAACCTGTTTCACGAATTGGTTCTCAGCGGCTGATTGGTGCCGCCATTGAATATGCCTTGCAGCATAAAAGAAAGAATCTGACACTCGTGCACAAGGGTAACATCATGAAATTTACGGAAGGCGCATTCCGTGACTGGGGATATCAGCTGGCACAAGAAAAATATGGTGATCAGGTTTATACCTGGTCGCAATGGGAACGCACGAAGAATGAAAAAGGAGAAGAGGCAGCCAATGCGGAGCAGAAAGCAGCCCTGGCAGCCGGCAGGTTGCTGATAAAAGATGCCATCGCTGACATCACTTTGCAACAGGTGCTTACCCGGCCAGAAGATTTTGACGTGATTGCCACACTTAACCTCAATGGTGATTATTTGTCGGATGCGCTGGCTGCACAGGTTGGCGGCATCGGCATTGCGCCCGGCGCCAACATCAATTATGTAACCGGCCACGCCATATTTGAAGCCACGCATGGAACTGCTCCAAAGTATGCAAACCAGGATAAAGTAAATCCGGGTTCAGTGATCCTTTCCGGCGCCATGATGCTGGAACATCTGGGATGGCTGCCGGCTGCCAAAATGATCTATGCGGGCCTTGAAAAATCCATAGCAGCCAAACGTGTTACCTATGATTTCGAACGGCAGATGGAAGGAGCTACTTTGCTCAAGTGCTCCGAGTTTGGCGATGAGATCATCAAAAACATGTAA